One genomic window of Acidobacteriota bacterium includes the following:
- a CDS encoding AGE family epimerase/isomerase, with amino-acid sequence MTESALRRRAKEARTWLFESCFPLWAEHGLTPAGLFPEVLSLDHDDLPRETTRVRVQARQTYVFAEAWRLGWKRDVSARLVQAGVSVLTGPALAPTGLPGRILRADGSGLADASADLYDTAFVLFALAEAARGPGGGEAAMSQADKILAALDQLARDQTHGGYAEVLPAPPVRLQNPHMHLLEACLALHRTDKEAGHLARASEIVGLFEAHFTAGPGGFLGEKFRPDWSAPDGDAARIVEPGHQFEWVWLLHTWSRLAQKPLPEAASTLYSFGVSTLDEAGRACQEVTRDGAAADPSRRTWPQTEALKAHLAMYEQRGEARFASAACRSFDVLMDEFLTEDGGWIDHFAADGTVLAKDMPASTGYHVVLALAELIRVMDA; translated from the coding sequence ATGACCGAAAGCGCCCTGCGCCGCCGCGCCAAGGAAGCCCGCACCTGGCTGTTCGAGAGCTGCTTCCCGCTTTGGGCGGAGCACGGGCTGACGCCCGCCGGCCTGTTTCCGGAAGTCCTGTCGCTGGATCACGACGACCTGCCACGCGAGACGACCCGCGTGCGCGTGCAGGCCCGCCAGACCTATGTCTTCGCTGAAGCCTGGCGTCTCGGCTGGAAGCGCGATGTCTCGGCGCGTCTTGTTCAGGCCGGCGTTTCGGTCCTGACCGGCCCGGCGCTCGCGCCCACCGGCCTGCCGGGACGCATCCTGCGCGCCGATGGCTCCGGCCTCGCGGATGCCTCCGCCGATCTCTACGACACCGCCTTCGTGCTCTTTGCGCTCGCCGAAGCGGCGCGCGGCCCCGGCGGCGGCGAGGCTGCGATGAGCCAGGCGGACAAGATCCTCGCCGCGCTTGACCAGCTCGCCCGCGACCAGACCCATGGCGGTTATGCGGAAGTCTTGCCGGCCCCGCCGGTGCGCCTGCAGAACCCGCACATGCACCTGCTGGAAGCCTGCCTCGCGCTGCACCGCACCGACAAGGAAGCGGGACACCTCGCACGCGCCTCAGAAATCGTCGGCCTCTTCGAGGCGCACTTTACCGCCGGGCCGGGCGGCTTTCTCGGCGAGAAGTTCAGGCCGGACTGGTCAGCGCCGGACGGCGACGCGGCCCGCATCGTTGAACCGGGCCACCAGTTCGAATGGGTCTGGTTGCTGCACACCTGGTCGCGCCTCGCCCAGAAGCCCCTGCCCGAGGCGGCCTCCACGCTTTATAGTTTCGGCGTCTCCACCCTCGACGAGGCCGGCCGGGCCTGCCAGGAGGTGACCCGCGACGGCGCGGCGGCCGATCCCTCGCGCCGCACCTGGCCGCAGACCGAAGCGCTGAAAGCCCATCTTGCGATGTACGAACAGCGCGGCGAAGCCCGCTTCGCCTCGGCCGCCTGCCGCAGCTTCGATGTGCTGATGGACGAATTCCTCACCGAAGATGGCGGCTGGATCGATCACTTCGCCGCCGATGGCACTGTCCTTGCGAAGGACATGCCCGCCTCGACCGGCTATCACGTCGTCCTCGCCCTCGCCGAACTCATCCGCGTCATGGATGCTTGA
- the gpmA gene encoding 2,3-diphosphoglycerate-dependent phosphoglycerate mutase — MTKLVLIRHGQSAWNLENRFTGWWDADLTAQGEAEARAAGKMLSELDADFRAGFTSVQTRAIRTLWLALTEMKRVWLPVEKDWHLNERHYGGLTGLDKAETAAKHGEEQVHIWRRSYDIPPPPLEVGTKYDLSTDPRYRGIDIPDTESLKTTLERVLPYWESRIAPELKAGKDTLIAAHGNSLRALVKHLFKVPDETITSVEIPTGNPLLIELDAALKPVSVRYLDAARAQKLPALP, encoded by the coding sequence ATGACCAAGCTTGTTCTCATCCGCCACGGACAATCCGCCTGGAATCTCGAAAACCGGTTCACCGGCTGGTGGGACGCTGACCTGACCGCGCAGGGAGAAGCCGAAGCCCGCGCCGCCGGCAAGATGTTGTCCGAACTCGACGCCGATTTTCGCGCCGGTTTCACCAGCGTCCAGACCCGCGCGATCCGCACACTGTGGCTTGCGCTGACCGAGATGAAGCGCGTCTGGCTGCCGGTCGAGAAGGACTGGCACCTCAACGAACGCCACTATGGCGGCCTGACCGGGCTCGACAAGGCCGAGACCGCGGCCAAGCACGGCGAGGAACAGGTCCATATCTGGCGCCGCAGCTACGACATCCCGCCGCCGCCGCTGGAAGTCGGCACGAAGTACGACCTGTCCACCGATCCGCGTTATCGCGGCATCGACATTCCGGACACGGAAAGCCTGAAGACCACGCTGGAGCGCGTCCTGCCCTACTGGGAAAGCCGCATCGCGCCGGAGCTGAAGGCGGGCAAGGACACGCTGATCGCAGCGCACGGAAACTCCCTGCGCGCCCTCGTCAAACACCTGTTCAAGGTGCCGGACGAGACGATCACCTCCGTCGAGATTCCGACCGGCAACCCGCTGCTGATCGAACTTGATGCCGCGCTGAAGCCGGTCTCAGTGCGCTATCTCGACGCCGCCCGCGCCCAGAAACTGCCCGCCCTGCCGTGA
- a CDS encoding riboflavin biosynthesis protein RibD, whose product MGRALALAGLNQGLTGANPSVGCVILDAQGHVVGEGVTGKGGRPHAEEIALDDAGNRARGGTAYVTLEPCRERSSGAASCSSKLVDAGIRRVVVAIEDPHPTAKDGIRILRDAGVAVEVGTGRRTAAGRYAWFFRSAAN is encoded by the coding sequence ATGGGAAGGGCGCTCGCGCTCGCCGGGCTCAACCAGGGCCTTACCGGCGCGAATCCTTCGGTCGGCTGCGTCATCCTTGATGCTCAAGGGCATGTCGTCGGCGAAGGTGTCACCGGCAAGGGCGGCCGTCCGCATGCAGAGGAAATTGCGCTGGACGACGCCGGAAACCGCGCGCGTGGCGGCACGGCTTATGTCACGCTGGAGCCCTGCCGCGAACGCTCCAGCGGCGCGGCCTCATGTTCCTCGAAACTCGTCGACGCCGGCATCCGCCGCGTCGTCGTCGCCATTGAAGATCCGCACCCGACGGCGAAAGACGGCATCCGCATCCTGCGCGACGCTGGCGTGGCGGTGGAGGTCGGCACGGGCCGCCGCACCGCCGCGGGCCGTTATGCCTGGTTCTTCAGGTCAGCAGCGAACTGA
- a CDS encoding glycosyltransferase, whose protein sequence is MRVMHVMAGAEEGGAENIMLESVLALAEAGYAQHVVTRPDNAFRLGKFAAAGIGTDTASFNTSWPFPTRKVIDAAIAAFKPDVIEYWMGRAGQFAPAAHRARSIGWYGGYYKLSRFRNCEWHVGLTIDLLRHIREQGVPEERAAIIHTYADFEGTAPASREALTTPAGAPVALALARLHEKKGLDTLLEAAAKLPDLHVWIAGEGPIEAELKAQCTSLGLDHRVRFLGWRNDRGALLAACDVVAFPSRYEPFGTVTVDAWAAGKPLVAADAVGPAAYVKDGINGLLVAKNDADALAAALGRVIYDKALAKKLVEGGTASYEAQFTKAAFQRDSAALYERIAAHAGPFAG, encoded by the coding sequence ATGCGCGTGATGCACGTGATGGCAGGCGCGGAAGAGGGCGGCGCCGAGAATATCATGCTGGAATCCGTCCTCGCCCTGGCCGAGGCGGGCTACGCCCAACACGTCGTTACCCGGCCCGACAATGCCTTTCGCCTCGGGAAATTTGCGGCGGCCGGCATCGGCACCGACACGGCGAGCTTCAACACCAGCTGGCCATTTCCGACCCGCAAGGTGATCGATGCGGCGATTGCGGCCTTCAAGCCGGACGTCATCGAATACTGGATGGGCCGCGCCGGGCAGTTTGCACCGGCGGCCCACCGCGCCCGGTCGATCGGCTGGTACGGCGGCTATTACAAGCTGTCGCGATTCCGGAACTGCGAATGGCATGTCGGCCTGACCATCGACCTGCTGCGCCACATCCGCGAACAGGGCGTGCCGGAAGAGCGGGCGGCCATCATTCACACCTATGCCGATTTCGAAGGGACCGCGCCCGCTTCGCGTGAGGCGCTGACGACGCCGGCGGGCGCGCCGGTGGCGCTCGCGCTCGCGCGGCTGCACGAGAAGAAAGGCCTCGACACGCTGCTGGAGGCCGCCGCGAAACTTCCCGACCTGCATGTGTGGATCGCGGGGGAAGGGCCGATCGAAGCGGAACTCAAGGCGCAGTGCACCAGCCTCGGTCTTGATCACCGCGTGCGCTTCCTCGGCTGGCGCAATGACCGCGGCGCCTTGCTGGCGGCGTGTGATGTGGTGGCGTTTCCGTCCCGGTACGAACCATTCGGCACGGTCACCGTGGACGCCTGGGCCGCCGGCAAGCCGCTGGTCGCAGCAGATGCGGTTGGCCCGGCCGCGTATGTGAAGGACGGGATCAACGGCCTGCTGGTCGCGAAGAATGACGCAGATGCGTTGGCGGCGGCGCTCGGCCGCGTGATCTATGACAAGGCGCTGGCGAAGAAACTCGTGGAGGGCGGCACCGCGAGCTACGAGGCTCAGTTCACGAAGGCGGCGTTCCAGCGCGACTCGGCCGCCCTTTACGAACGTATCGCAGCCCATGCCGGGCCGTTCGCAGGCTGA
- a CDS encoding glutathione S-transferase family protein: MADYRLFGAETSPYSLKVRSALRYKGVAFDWVARSVANEAEFRKSAATPTVPLLLSPSHAPAQDSTLILAALEASHPEPPARPEDAATQALAMILEDYADEWLNKCMFQQRWGQQPDRDAAALRVLVQLNDGKRPRAFKAPAKQIATRMLARLPLVGAEPENAPTLESSYRRFALRLNSHLQHHLFIFGGRPSAADFAIAAQFQQMLTDPTPGAWLIERAPFLVAWCGHMEDPKASGPFEELATLEATLLPIFEGEVSRTYLPWAFANAASASREKKRFSVTFDDGLFEQATQAYAARAFASVRAGVAERLGDTGLAAFCAAAGITEYFAPGR; the protein is encoded by the coding sequence ATGGCCGACTACCGCCTCTTCGGGGCCGAGACATCTCCGTACTCGCTGAAGGTGCGGTCTGCGCTGCGTTATAAGGGCGTGGCGTTTGACTGGGTTGCGCGCTCGGTCGCCAACGAAGCCGAGTTCCGCAAGAGCGCAGCGACGCCGACCGTGCCGTTGCTGCTGTCGCCCAGCCATGCCCCGGCGCAGGATTCCACGCTGATCCTCGCCGCGCTCGAAGCCTCGCATCCCGAGCCGCCCGCGCGTCCGGAAGACGCCGCCACGCAGGCGCTCGCGATGATCCTCGAGGACTATGCCGACGAGTGGCTCAACAAGTGCATGTTCCAGCAGCGCTGGGGCCAGCAGCCGGACCGCGACGCGGCGGCGTTGCGGGTACTTGTGCAGCTGAACGACGGCAAGCGCCCGCGCGCCTTCAAGGCGCCGGCGAAGCAAATTGCGACGCGCATGCTGGCCCGCCTGCCGCTGGTCGGCGCGGAGCCCGAGAATGCGCCGACGCTGGAAAGCTCCTACCGCCGGTTTGCGCTGCGCCTGAACAGCCACCTGCAGCACCACCTTTTCATCTTCGGCGGAAGGCCGAGCGCGGCCGACTTCGCGATCGCGGCGCAGTTCCAGCAGATGCTGACGGACCCGACGCCGGGCGCCTGGCTGATTGAGCGCGCCCCTTTCCTGGTCGCGTGGTGCGGGCACATGGAAGACCCGAAGGCGTCCGGGCCGTTCGAGGAGCTGGCGACGCTGGAAGCGACGCTGCTGCCGATCTTCGAGGGCGAAGTTTCGCGCACCTACCTGCCCTGGGCGTTTGCGAATGCCGCCAGCGCGTCACGCGAGAAGAAGCGGTTTTCGGTGACCTTCGACGACGGCCTCTTCGAGCAGGCGACGCAGGCCTATGCCGCGCGCGCCTTCGCGTCCGTGCGCGCCGGCGTCGCCGAGCGCCTCGGCGATACGGGCCTTGCCGCTTTCTGCGCCGCGGCCGGTATCACCGAATATTTCGCACCCGGCCGCTGA
- a CDS encoding Hsp20 family protein yields the protein MSNIDLTPLYRTMVGFDRLAGMIDQASRLDGTQGYPPYNIERVDENAFAIEIAVAGFTEAEIDIETKEGLLTVAGKKTETEDGNGRNFLHRGIAQRSFIRRFQLADHVLVTGASLEHGVLKIDLIREIPEEKKARKIEIGTTAQPSEPRLIGKKKASDAA from the coding sequence ATGAGCAATATCGACCTCACCCCCCTCTACCGCACCATGGTTGGTTTCGATCGCCTCGCCGGCATGATCGACCAGGCTTCCCGCCTCGATGGTACGCAGGGCTATCCGCCCTACAACATTGAACGCGTTGACGAAAATGCCTTCGCCATCGAAATCGCGGTGGCCGGCTTCACCGAAGCCGAGATCGACATCGAGACCAAGGAAGGCCTCCTGACCGTCGCGGGCAAGAAAACCGAGACCGAAGACGGCAACGGCCGCAACTTCCTGCACCGCGGCATCGCCCAGCGCAGCTTCATCCGCCGCTTCCAGCTCGCCGATCACGTTCTCGTGACCGGTGCCAGCCTCGAGCACGGCGTGCTGAAGATCGATCTCATCCGCGAGATCCCGGAAGAGAAGAAAGCCCGCAAGATCGAGATCGGCACCACGGCCCAGCCGTCGGAGCCGCGCCTGATCGGCAAGAAGAAGGCCTCTGACGCCGCCTAA
- a CDS encoding class I SAM-dependent methyltransferase — MKYLLLAAASALVFTACTPAKTPAPASVEAAAPEAPATMTLAEAVASDLRSDEEKARDAWRHPAETLEFFGVDNNDKVVEVWPGGGWYTNILAPWLASGGGSLVAAGFDIEPIEDADRRARAEQRLAEFKSTYADAKFGTIEYTAFSASSGPLTADGTADVVLTFRNLHNWMAAGFAEKFFADAYSALKPGGTLGVVEHRLPSTQAQDPKATSGYVHEDYVKALATAAGFEFVEASEINANPADTADHPFGVWTLPPNSTTTNRDGTTVEGFDPEKYKAIGESDRMTLKFRKPE; from the coding sequence ATGAAATACCTGTTGCTTGCGGCCGCCTCGGCCCTCGTATTCACCGCGTGCACCCCCGCCAAGACGCCCGCACCCGCCTCCGTGGAAGCGGCCGCGCCCGAAGCCCCGGCCACGATGACGCTGGCCGAAGCGGTGGCGTCCGACCTGCGCAGCGACGAGGAAAAGGCGCGCGACGCCTGGCGCCATCCCGCCGAAACGCTCGAGTTCTTCGGCGTCGACAACAATGACAAGGTCGTCGAGGTCTGGCCCGGCGGCGGCTGGTACACCAATATCCTGGCGCCCTGGCTCGCCTCCGGCGGCGGCAGCCTGGTGGCAGCCGGCTTCGATATCGAACCGATCGAGGACGCAGACCGCCGCGCCCGCGCCGAGCAGCGCCTTGCCGAATTCAAGTCGACCTATGCCGATGCGAAATTCGGCACCATCGAGTACACCGCCTTTTCCGCCTCGTCCGGCCCGCTGACGGCCGACGGTACGGCCGATGTGGTGCTGACCTTCCGCAACCTGCACAATTGGATGGCGGCGGGCTTTGCCGAGAAATTCTTTGCCGACGCATATTCGGCGCTGAAGCCCGGCGGCACGCTCGGCGTGGTGGAACACCGCCTGCCGTCGACGCAGGCGCAGGACCCCAAGGCGACCAGCGGCTATGTGCATGAGGACTATGTGAAGGCGCTGGCTACCGCGGCCGGCTTCGAGTTCGTCGAAGCCAGCGAGATCAACGCCAATCCGGCGGACACCGCCGACCATCCCTTCGGCGTCTGGACGCTGCCGCCCAATTCGACGACCACTAACCGCGACGGCACGACGGTCGAAGGGTTCGATCCCGAAAAATACAAGGCGATCGGCGAAAGCGACCGGATGACGCTGAAATTCCGCAAGCCGGAATAA